The Cryptosporangium minutisporangium genome has a window encoding:
- a CDS encoding cupin domain-containing protein → MRKMSLTALAREQLENAARETSGRSARTVYGGHEHVLRQTVIALAAGQQLSEHENPGEATVHVLHGRVRLVSDTNSWEGSAGDLLVVPPARHGLHALEDAAVLLTVAASH, encoded by the coding sequence ATGCGAAAGATGTCGTTGACCGCCCTCGCCCGTGAGCAGCTCGAGAACGCCGCCCGGGAGACGAGCGGACGGAGCGCCCGCACCGTCTACGGAGGGCACGAACACGTCCTGCGGCAGACGGTGATCGCGCTCGCCGCCGGGCAGCAGCTGAGCGAGCACGAGAATCCGGGTGAGGCGACGGTGCACGTCCTGCACGGGCGGGTGCGCCTGGTATCGGACACGAACTCGTGGGAGGGCAGCGCGGGCGACCTGCTCGTCGTGCCGCCAGCCCGGCACGGACTGCACGCCCTGGAGGACGCTGCCGTACTGCTCACCGTGGCCGCGAGCCACTGA
- a CDS encoding TetR/AcrR family transcriptional regulator — MALVNGKRNEILTVAMEMLAERGYRGTSLNAVAHRVGLTRQGVLHYFPSKEALLSAILQRREELSREHLLAGHAEEDWPAQLAEVVAHDHDEPGLARAYSVLMAESVTDGHPAQEYFRTHYADVRARMTEAFARRWGDRLPSGLTPAQAATAVLALLDGMQQQWLLDRSQTGHPDTMRAVLTVLFGSSGQPA, encoded by the coding sequence ATGGCGCTCGTGAACGGCAAGCGGAACGAGATCCTCACCGTCGCGATGGAGATGCTGGCCGAGCGCGGCTACCGCGGAACGTCACTCAACGCCGTCGCCCATCGAGTCGGCCTGACCCGGCAGGGTGTCCTGCACTACTTCCCCAGCAAGGAAGCCCTGCTCAGCGCGATTCTGCAGCGCCGCGAGGAGCTCAGCCGCGAGCACCTGCTGGCTGGCCACGCCGAGGAGGACTGGCCGGCCCAACTGGCCGAGGTGGTGGCCCACGACCACGACGAGCCAGGGCTGGCCCGCGCGTACAGCGTCCTGATGGCCGAGAGCGTGACCGACGGGCACCCGGCCCAGGAGTACTTCCGTACGCACTACGCCGACGTCCGCGCCCGGATGACCGAGGCGTTCGCCCGACGCTGGGGCGACCGCCTGCCCTCCGGCCTCACCCCCGCGCAGGCCGCGACCGCGGTCCTCGCCCTTCTCGACGGCATGCAGCAGCAGTGGCTGCTCGACCGGAGTCAGACCGGTCACCCCGACACGATGCGAGCCGTGCTCACCGTCCTCTTCGGCAGCTCCGGTCAGCCTGCGTAG
- a CDS encoding pyridoxamine 5'-phosphate oxidase family protein, whose amino-acid sequence MSAGMSGSAGLSGHPVDHAGLVVLDLAECRRYLRCEQLGRVGFVRAGTVEILPVNYVVAGSGVAFKTGHGSKLGAAMDGAAVTFEVDGVGLPSTGVAAWSVLVKGVAGLVTEDDLLQDLEREESLPLLPSAARTGRWVLIRPDEISGRAIAAE is encoded by the coding sequence ATGTCCGCAGGCATGTCCGGGTCCGCAGGACTGTCCGGCCATCCGGTGGACCACGCGGGTCTGGTGGTCCTCGATCTGGCGGAGTGCCGGCGGTACCTCCGGTGCGAACAGCTCGGCCGCGTCGGCTTCGTCCGCGCGGGAACCGTGGAGATCTTGCCGGTGAACTACGTCGTGGCCGGGTCCGGCGTGGCGTTCAAGACCGGGCACGGATCGAAGCTGGGCGCAGCGATGGACGGCGCCGCGGTCACGTTCGAAGTGGACGGGGTCGGGTTGCCGTCCACCGGTGTCGCCGCGTGGAGCGTGCTGGTGAAGGGCGTCGCGGGCCTGGTCACCGAGGACGACCTCCTCCAGGATCTGGAGCGCGAGGAGTCGCTGCCGCTGCTACCGTCCGCCGCCCGCACCGGCCGGTGGGTCCTGATTCGCCCTGACGAGATCAGCGGTCGCGCGATCGCCGCCGAGTAG
- a CDS encoding zinc-ribbon domain-containing protein encodes MFLIFGFRTKAHVLGRAAGGCQVCGQPGSALVVRETTKFSLFFVPVLPVRSRYVLECQHCRSRVKISRGEANRLLHAGLPASY; translated from the coding sequence GTGTTCTTGATCTTCGGTTTCCGTACGAAGGCCCACGTGCTGGGAAGGGCGGCGGGCGGCTGTCAGGTCTGCGGGCAGCCCGGCAGCGCCCTCGTGGTGCGGGAGACCACCAAATTCAGCCTCTTCTTCGTCCCGGTGCTGCCGGTGCGCAGCCGGTACGTACTGGAGTGCCAGCACTGCCGGTCCCGCGTCAAGATCAGCCGCGGCGAGGCGAACCGGCTCCTCCACGCCGGCCTGCCCGCGTCCTACTGA
- a CDS encoding SUKH-4 family immunity protein, with protein MARIDRAAEPVNLPSDAVDVLASVGVPAAIEGMFHLAGAPLLSGVTVDGADYYHLGRDEVDFAGAYLVRRGDGEVWHVSVDGSETVFVNSTVPLFLVFLERWLGFLEDFRAVDDKQAIRHGKKLRKELRKLDPRAFRGDETWWGFVFEEVADGIRLPGD; from the coding sequence GTGGCCAGAATCGACCGGGCTGCCGAACCAGTGAACCTTCCCTCGGACGCAGTGGACGTCCTCGCCTCCGTCGGGGTTCCGGCGGCGATCGAGGGCATGTTCCACCTCGCCGGAGCGCCGTTGCTCTCCGGCGTCACCGTGGACGGTGCGGACTACTACCACCTCGGGCGGGACGAGGTCGACTTCGCCGGGGCCTACCTGGTCCGCCGCGGCGACGGCGAGGTGTGGCACGTCTCCGTGGACGGTTCGGAGACGGTGTTCGTCAACTCGACGGTTCCGCTGTTCCTGGTCTTCCTCGAACGGTGGCTCGGTTTCCTCGAGGACTTCCGGGCTGTGGACGACAAGCAGGCGATCCGGCACGGGAAGAAGCTGCGGAAGGAGCTGCGGAAGCTCGATCCGCGAGCGTTCCGCGGCGACGAAACGTGGTGGGGATTCGTCTTCGAGGAGGTAGCCGACGGAATTCGACTGCCGGGTGACTGA
- a CDS encoding tetratricopeptide repeat protein, whose protein sequence is MTTSPTPVELAFALMREGRIGDAENLMTRELQAATDRSGPGSPEWASAQCDLGTVLLNADQLPRAIECYRYAVSAPPRDTESRKDQLTYRLNLGSALRLAGRLDEAEAELRRGVEERLEFYGRAHPGYAFGLEPLAALLRQRGDVPGARQVIEEAVANLWDSGHERVASALALRAVIVHAGGTGEPLFVGWHQLPDDVVEEIGRSVTQLLDDDDPAAQPLLTSLVAALEERLGVDHQATLNALAALANLGRVLGDPSGRVEAIERVLASYDRQGRQEEAVMAALGLAMAQDEAGDAEAALHTYASTSARAERIGRPELTSQVLRNWGLALKDGGHAGPAEHRLSEAVSQARRGADHDMVGRACVALGLSSSTTVGWRRPARSWRRA, encoded by the coding sequence GTGACGACATCGCCCACGCCGGTCGAGCTGGCCTTCGCGCTGATGCGGGAAGGCCGGATCGGCGACGCCGAGAACCTGATGACCCGTGAACTGCAGGCCGCCACGGACCGTTCCGGCCCCGGCAGCCCGGAATGGGCTTCGGCCCAGTGTGACCTCGGCACGGTGCTGCTCAACGCCGATCAACTTCCCCGCGCGATCGAGTGCTACCGCTACGCGGTCTCCGCGCCGCCGCGCGATACCGAGTCGCGAAAGGACCAGCTGACCTACCGGCTCAATCTGGGCTCGGCGCTGCGTCTAGCCGGACGGCTCGACGAGGCGGAGGCGGAGTTACGCCGGGGCGTGGAGGAGCGGCTCGAGTTCTACGGCCGCGCGCACCCGGGGTACGCGTTCGGCCTCGAGCCGCTGGCGGCGCTGCTGCGGCAGCGTGGCGACGTGCCGGGTGCCCGGCAGGTCATCGAAGAGGCGGTGGCCAACCTGTGGGACAGCGGGCACGAGCGGGTCGCCTCCGCGTTGGCGCTGCGCGCAGTGATCGTGCACGCCGGCGGCACCGGCGAGCCGCTCTTCGTGGGCTGGCACCAACTGCCGGACGACGTCGTCGAGGAGATCGGACGATCGGTCACCCAGTTGCTGGACGACGACGATCCGGCCGCCCAACCCCTGCTCACCTCCCTGGTCGCCGCGTTGGAGGAGCGGCTGGGCGTCGACCACCAGGCGACGCTCAACGCCCTGGCCGCGCTGGCGAACCTCGGCCGTGTCCTCGGTGACCCTTCGGGGCGGGTCGAGGCGATCGAACGCGTGCTCGCGTCCTACGACCGCCAGGGCCGTCAGGAAGAGGCGGTGATGGCGGCGCTCGGCCTGGCGATGGCCCAGGACGAAGCCGGGGACGCCGAGGCGGCGCTGCACACGTACGCGTCGACGTCCGCGCGAGCGGAGCGCATCGGCCGTCCGGAGCTGACCAGCCAGGTGCTGCGCAACTGGGGTCTCGCGCTCAAGGACGGCGGCCACGCCGGCCCGGCTGAGCACCGGCTGAGCGAGGCCGTGAGCCAGGCCCGCCGCGGGGCAGACCACGACATGGTCGGGCGCGCCTGTGTCGCGCTGGGCCTGTCCTCCAGCACGACGGTCGGCTGGCGGAGGCCCGCACGGTCCTGGAGGAGGGCCTGA
- a CDS encoding sensor histidine kinase, with translation MSGKQSRKRGRAAPDRASAVPAGPAGAAGSARALGSAGANGAVGHRRSVAPDELAELAARLADAPAAVCTAIDASAERVAGRYGAAAETWPEASPIEAGPAACVLRSNRSVVVDDTSEDLRWGCCPVSVSEGIRALLGVPLRDDDERIVGAVYVVDAAPRHWEEAQVEAVDRLAILAGNARPIRHDPAEPYPDVPHLFLSALLETLDVGVAACDADGRLLLYNRALRELRDLPASWSPTDGLEASLVTNPLLGLDGQPLPLTGVPLVRALNGEVVEQTDVIMTAPGRRLRIGSANAKPIYSGDGRCLGAVTAFHDITDRRRAERFADCELQVARALAEAHSVAHAAPTVLKAVARSLQWPHAELWLLDATSEHLEPVAQWSAPALDLRVELPSVTGPEGIVGSVWASGQPLWVPDLLTSPYVGSGEAAARTRECARQGLRTVLAVPLLDEGVVQGVLACFADTIEGGEELLTTLLGTIAHQIGQYMARRRADELALELARTKDQFLALVSHEMRTPLTAISTYTELILTDPEQECSAQHRLLLERVDRNTRSLRAIVNDLLDLAALESGRFTVSCDHVDLVAVVHDSVGAAAGAARAAGVEVLTDVPDRAGLWADVVRLRQVLDNLLSNAVKYSPHGGEVRIRVRTEDDTVRLAVSDTGIGIPEAERPRLFHRFYRASTARNHGIPGTGLGLTIVRAIVEAHGGTIAIADVPGPGTTFEVRLPASERPAATPD, from the coding sequence GTGAGCGGGAAGCAGAGCCGGAAGCGGGGGCGCGCAGCGCCGGACCGCGCCTCCGCGGTGCCCGCCGGTCCGGCTGGGGCGGCGGGGTCTGCTCGGGCGCTGGGCTCCGCCGGGGCCAATGGGGCGGTCGGGCACCGCCGGTCGGTCGCGCCGGACGAGCTCGCCGAGCTGGCTGCGCGGCTGGCCGACGCTCCGGCCGCGGTCTGCACCGCGATCGACGCCAGCGCGGAGCGGGTCGCGGGCCGCTACGGTGCTGCGGCGGAGACCTGGCCGGAGGCCTCGCCGATCGAGGCCGGACCGGCCGCGTGCGTGTTGCGGTCGAATCGCTCGGTGGTGGTCGACGACACGTCCGAGGACCTCCGCTGGGGCTGTTGCCCGGTCTCGGTGTCCGAGGGCATCCGGGCGTTGCTCGGCGTGCCGCTGCGGGACGACGACGAGCGGATCGTGGGTGCGGTCTACGTCGTCGACGCGGCTCCGCGGCACTGGGAGGAAGCGCAGGTCGAGGCGGTGGACCGGTTGGCGATCCTAGCCGGTAACGCTCGGCCGATCCGGCACGACCCGGCCGAGCCGTACCCCGACGTTCCGCACCTGTTCCTGAGCGCGTTGCTGGAGACCCTGGACGTGGGGGTGGCCGCCTGCGACGCAGACGGCCGGCTACTCCTCTACAACCGCGCGCTCCGGGAGCTCCGCGACCTACCGGCATCCTGGTCACCGACGGACGGGCTGGAGGCGTCGCTGGTCACCAACCCGCTGCTCGGACTGGATGGGCAACCGCTGCCGCTCACCGGGGTGCCGCTGGTTCGGGCCCTGAACGGCGAGGTCGTGGAGCAGACCGACGTGATCATGACGGCGCCCGGCCGACGTCTGCGGATCGGATCGGCGAACGCGAAGCCGATCTACTCCGGCGACGGCCGGTGTCTGGGCGCGGTGACCGCGTTCCACGACATCACCGACCGGCGGCGCGCCGAGCGCTTCGCCGACTGCGAGCTGCAGGTGGCCCGGGCGCTCGCCGAGGCGCACTCGGTCGCGCACGCGGCGCCCACCGTCCTGAAGGCGGTGGCGCGGAGCCTGCAGTGGCCGCACGCGGAGCTGTGGCTCCTCGACGCGACCTCCGAGCACCTGGAGCCGGTGGCCCAGTGGAGCGCGCCCGCCCTCGACCTCCGCGTCGAGCTCCCGTCCGTGACTGGTCCCGAGGGGATCGTGGGCTCGGTGTGGGCCAGCGGGCAGCCGCTCTGGGTGCCCGACCTGCTCACCAGCCCGTACGTGGGAAGCGGCGAGGCGGCCGCGCGGACACGCGAGTGCGCCCGCCAGGGACTCCGGACGGTGCTGGCAGTCCCGCTCCTCGACGAGGGGGTGGTGCAGGGCGTCCTCGCGTGTTTCGCGGACACCATCGAGGGCGGCGAGGAGCTCCTCACGACTCTGCTCGGAACGATCGCGCACCAGATCGGGCAGTACATGGCCCGGCGCCGCGCCGACGAACTCGCGCTGGAGCTGGCCCGCACCAAGGACCAGTTCCTCGCGCTGGTCAGCCACGAGATGCGGACGCCGCTGACCGCGATCTCGACCTACACCGAGCTGATCCTCACCGACCCCGAGCAGGAGTGCTCCGCCCAGCACCGCCTGCTGCTCGAACGGGTCGACCGCAACACGCGCAGCTTGCGGGCGATCGTCAACGACTTGCTGGACCTCGCGGCGCTGGAGTCCGGACGGTTCACGGTGAGCTGCGACCACGTCGACCTGGTCGCGGTCGTCCACGACTCGGTCGGGGCGGCCGCCGGCGCCGCCCGCGCCGCAGGCGTCGAGGTGCTCACCGACGTGCCCGACCGGGCCGGCCTCTGGGCCGACGTCGTCCGTCTCCGTCAGGTGCTCGACAACCTCCTCTCCAACGCGGTGAAATACAGCCCGCACGGTGGGGAAGTACGGATCCGGGTCCGGACGGAGGACGACACGGTCCGCCTCGCGGTGAGCGACACCGGCATCGGGATCCCGGAGGCGGAGCGTCCGCGGCTCTTCCACCGCTTCTACCGGGCCTCGACCGCCCGCAACCACGGGATCCCCGGCACCGGTCTGGGGCTGACGATCGTCCGCGCGATCGTCGAGGCGCACGGCGGAACGATCGCGATCGCCGACGTCCCGGGGCCGGGGACGACGTTCGAGGTCCGGCTGCCGGCCTCCGAACGACCGGCAGCAACCCCGGACTGA
- a CDS encoding SDR family oxidoreductase, whose amino-acid sequence MEHGAVVTGAAGGIGEAVARRLAAGGRRCVLVDRNPLVEQVAASIGGTAVVGNLTDPDVSVRAVAAAGAGLDRLVLNAGVNSVDKDPATLDLERYQAVVGVNQHSVVYGLRAALPVLRRAGGGSVVVTASLAALHGVEQDPIYTMTKHAVIGLVRALSGPLSRENVRLSAVCPGLVDTPLTAGARDRFRAAGIPMLTAEDVAAAVEQTLDTGAPGTELVVQPGRPPVPYALAPLP is encoded by the coding sequence ATGGAGCACGGTGCGGTCGTCACCGGGGCAGCGGGCGGGATCGGGGAGGCCGTCGCCCGGCGGCTCGCCGCGGGCGGGAGGCGCTGCGTCCTGGTCGACCGCAACCCGCTGGTGGAGCAGGTCGCCGCGTCGATCGGCGGCACCGCGGTGGTCGGCAACCTGACCGACCCCGACGTGTCGGTGCGCGCGGTCGCGGCGGCCGGTGCCGGGCTGGACCGGCTCGTGCTCAACGCCGGCGTCAACTCCGTCGACAAGGACCCGGCGACGCTCGACCTCGAGCGGTACCAGGCCGTCGTCGGTGTCAACCAGCACTCGGTCGTGTACGGCCTCCGGGCGGCCCTGCCGGTGCTGCGGCGTGCCGGTGGCGGCTCGGTGGTGGTCACCGCGTCGCTCGCCGCGTTGCACGGCGTCGAGCAGGACCCGATCTACACGATGACCAAGCACGCGGTGATCGGCCTGGTGCGCGCGCTCTCCGGACCGCTGTCCCGGGAGAACGTCCGGCTGTCCGCCGTCTGCCCGGGCCTGGTCGACACGCCGCTGACCGCGGGCGCCCGGGACCGCTTCCGCGCGGCCGGCATCCCGATGCTCACCGCCGAGGACGTCGCCGCCGCCGTCGAGCAGACGCTGGACACCGGTGCGCCCGGTACCGAGCTCGTCGTCCAGCCCGGACGCCCGCCGGTTCCGTACGCGCTCGCGCCCCTGCCCTGA
- a CDS encoding MFS transporter has translation MARTHTADRVAPAVPRQAWTMLAVATIGFTINFWAWALISPLGSFFAGHLQLSAMQKSLLVAVPVVVGSLGRIPVGALTDRFGARTMFPLISALTIIPVLFVGYVATDSLTLMLIGGTALGLGGTTFAVGVPLVNAWFPAEKRGTALGIFGIGMGGTAISAFTTVALKDAVGLTFPFTLVAIALAIYAVVAYLVLRDAPNRQIPQGSAVRRAWNTFRLPVTLQLSFLYAVGFGGFVAFSVYLPTYLKDAHDLSPGDAAIRTAGFVVLAVAMRPVGGWLSDRLHPVRVLVACFVVVAVFAGISALERPLAPLGTVAFLAMAAALGAASGAVFALVALVAPPGTVGSVTGIVGAAGGLGGFAPPLVMGAIYGWVGNYKPGLALLAITALVAAVYTQLAMRPAPVPSHRTG, from the coding sequence GTGGCCAGAACACACACCGCCGACCGAGTCGCCCCGGCCGTGCCCCGGCAGGCCTGGACGATGCTCGCGGTCGCCACCATCGGGTTCACGATCAACTTCTGGGCCTGGGCCCTGATCAGCCCGCTCGGTAGTTTCTTCGCCGGTCATCTGCAGCTGTCCGCGATGCAGAAGTCGCTGCTCGTCGCCGTCCCGGTGGTCGTCGGGTCGCTGGGGCGGATCCCGGTCGGTGCGCTCACCGACCGATTCGGCGCCCGCACGATGTTCCCGCTGATCTCTGCGCTGACGATCATCCCGGTGCTGTTCGTCGGCTACGTCGCGACGGATTCGCTGACGTTGATGCTGATCGGCGGCACCGCACTGGGCCTCGGCGGCACGACGTTCGCGGTCGGCGTCCCGCTGGTCAACGCCTGGTTCCCGGCGGAGAAGCGCGGCACAGCGCTCGGGATCTTCGGCATCGGCATGGGCGGAACCGCGATCTCCGCGTTCACCACCGTGGCGCTGAAGGACGCCGTCGGGCTCACGTTCCCGTTCACGCTCGTCGCGATCGCGCTCGCGATCTACGCCGTCGTGGCCTACCTGGTGCTCCGCGACGCCCCGAACCGGCAGATCCCGCAGGGCAGCGCGGTCCGGCGCGCCTGGAACACCTTCCGGCTCCCGGTCACCCTGCAGCTGTCGTTCCTCTACGCGGTCGGCTTCGGCGGCTTCGTCGCGTTCAGCGTCTACCTGCCCACCTACCTCAAGGACGCGCACGACCTGAGCCCGGGTGACGCGGCGATCCGCACCGCCGGGTTCGTCGTGCTGGCCGTCGCGATGCGGCCGGTGGGCGGGTGGCTCTCCGATCGCCTGCACCCGGTCCGCGTGCTGGTCGCGTGCTTCGTGGTCGTGGCGGTCTTCGCCGGCATCTCCGCGCTGGAGCGGCCGCTCGCACCGCTCGGCACCGTCGCGTTCCTCGCGATGGCCGCCGCGCTCGGCGCCGCCTCCGGGGCCGTCTTCGCCCTCGTGGCGCTGGTCGCCCCACCCGGCACCGTCGGCTCGGTCACCGGCATCGTCGGAGCGGCGGGTGGCCTCGGCGGGTTCGCTCCGCCGTTGGTGATGGGCGCGATCTACGGATGGGTGGGCAACTACAAGCCGGGGCTGGCGCTGCTCGCGATCACCGCGCTGGTCGCCGCCGTCTACACGCAGCTGGCGATGCGCCCGGCGCCGGTTCCGAGCCACCGCACCGGCTGA
- a CDS encoding aldehyde dehydrogenase family protein, which translates to MTTVHSDSGVLAGDERMLIDGELQLTGSGAMFDVINPATEEVAGRATDGTTDDMARAVGAARRAFDTTDWSRDVEFRYHCLTQLHAALERNTERLRRVIVTEVGCPISLTGSQVDSPVEEVAHWAEVGRSFEYLQDTGVHDSQAGPSRRLIHYDAVGVVGAITPWNVPLYLNIAETTPALMAGNTVVLKPAQLTPWAGSELGRIVAEETDIPPGVFNVVVSNANEVGAALSADPRVDMITFTGSTATGRAILAAGAPTVKKTLLELGGKSAHIVLDDADLTAALPMAAMLACIMSGQSCVLPSRILLPRSRYDEGLAILQATMEGFPVGDPWATQNLQGPQISKGQQDKVLGLIADGVASGARLVTGGGIPEGLEKGYYVQPTLLADVDPDSRVAQEEIFGPVLCVIPYDTQDEAIAIANNSIYGLSGQVSSADEDRALQVALRLRTGSANINGGQHFGLTSPFGGTKQSGLGRRNGLHGFEEYLEIKTLGLPPA; encoded by the coding sequence ATGACGACCGTGCACAGCGACAGCGGTGTGCTCGCCGGGGACGAGCGGATGCTCATCGACGGCGAATTACAGCTCACCGGTAGCGGTGCGATGTTCGACGTGATCAACCCGGCGACCGAGGAGGTCGCCGGCCGGGCCACCGACGGCACGACCGACGACATGGCACGCGCCGTCGGCGCCGCACGACGGGCGTTCGACACCACCGACTGGTCCCGGGACGTCGAGTTCCGCTACCACTGTCTGACCCAGCTGCACGCCGCCCTCGAGCGCAACACCGAACGGCTGCGGAGGGTCATCGTCACCGAGGTCGGGTGCCCGATCAGCCTCACCGGGAGCCAGGTCGACAGCCCGGTCGAGGAGGTCGCCCACTGGGCGGAGGTCGGGCGGTCGTTCGAGTACCTGCAGGACACCGGCGTCCACGACTCGCAGGCCGGGCCGTCCCGCCGCCTGATCCACTACGACGCGGTCGGCGTCGTCGGAGCGATCACCCCCTGGAACGTGCCGCTGTACCTCAACATCGCGGAGACGACGCCCGCGCTGATGGCCGGCAACACCGTCGTGCTCAAGCCCGCGCAGCTCACCCCGTGGGCGGGGAGCGAACTGGGCCGCATCGTCGCCGAGGAGACCGACATCCCGCCCGGCGTGTTCAACGTCGTGGTCTCGAACGCGAACGAGGTCGGCGCGGCGCTCTCGGCCGACCCGCGGGTCGACATGATCACGTTCACCGGCTCCACCGCCACCGGGCGCGCGATCCTCGCTGCCGGAGCGCCGACCGTGAAGAAGACGCTGCTCGAACTCGGCGGGAAGTCCGCGCACATCGTGCTGGACGACGCCGACCTCACCGCGGCGCTGCCGATGGCCGCGATGCTGGCCTGCATCATGTCCGGCCAGAGCTGTGTGCTGCCGAGCCGGATCCTGCTCCCGCGCTCCCGCTACGACGAGGGCCTGGCGATTCTGCAGGCCACGATGGAGGGTTTCCCGGTCGGTGACCCCTGGGCCACGCAGAACCTCCAGGGTCCGCAGATCAGCAAGGGCCAGCAGGACAAGGTGCTCGGGCTCATCGCCGACGGGGTGGCGTCGGGTGCGCGGCTGGTGACCGGCGGCGGGATCCCCGAGGGCCTGGAGAAGGGGTACTACGTCCAGCCGACGCTGCTGGCCGACGTCGACCCCGACTCGCGCGTCGCTCAGGAGGAGATCTTCGGGCCGGTGCTGTGCGTGATCCCCTACGACACCCAGGACGAGGCGATCGCGATCGCGAACAACTCGATCTACGGCCTGTCCGGGCAGGTCAGCAGCGCCGACGAGGACCGGGCGCTGCAGGTCGCGCTGCGGCTGCGCACCGGGAGCGCGAACATCAACGGCGGTCAGCACTTCGGGCTGACCAGCCCGTTCGGCGGCACCAAGCAGAGCGGGCTGGGCCGCCGCAACGGCCTCCACGGCTTCGAGGAGTACCTCGAGATCAAGACGCTCGGTCTGCCGCCGGCCTGA
- the narI gene encoding respiratory nitrate reductase subunit gamma yields the protein MTIFLWVIVPYIAFAVFVVGHYWRYRYDKFGWTTRSTQLYERRLLRWGSPLFHFGILAALGGHVIGLAIPSSWTDAVGISEHAYHVIAVTTGAVAGFCTLAGLTILIYRRRTVGPVFSATTRNDKLMYVVLTATIVFGLSNTVLGNVIGQASDYRESVSPWFRSLFYFRPEPELMADAGLGYQLHALSACALFAIWPFTRLVHVFSAPIGYFTRPYIVYRSRTPQLGNRANARGWERVGPPRR from the coding sequence ATGACCATTTTCCTCTGGGTGATCGTCCCGTACATCGCGTTCGCGGTCTTCGTCGTCGGTCACTACTGGCGCTACCGCTACGACAAGTTCGGCTGGACGACCCGCTCGACGCAGCTCTACGAGCGCCGGCTGCTGCGGTGGGGGAGTCCGCTCTTCCACTTCGGCATCCTGGCCGCGCTCGGCGGCCACGTCATCGGGCTGGCGATCCCGTCGTCCTGGACCGACGCGGTCGGGATCAGCGAGCACGCCTACCACGTCATCGCGGTCACCACCGGCGCCGTAGCGGGGTTCTGCACGCTCGCCGGGCTCACGATCCTCATCTACCGTCGCCGCACGGTCGGACCGGTGTTCTCGGCCACCACGCGGAACGACAAGCTGATGTACGTCGTGCTCACCGCGACGATCGTGTTCGGGCTGAGCAACACGGTGCTGGGCAACGTCATCGGCCAGGCCTCCGACTACCGGGAGAGCGTCTCGCCCTGGTTCCGGAGCCTGTTCTACTTCCGGCCGGAGCCGGAGCTGATGGCCGACGCGGGGCTCGGCTACCAGCTGCACGCGCTGTCGGCCTGCGCGCTGTTCGCGATCTGGCCGTTCACCCGGCTCGTCCACGTCTTCAGCGCCCCGATCGGCTACTTCACCCGGCCCTACATCGTCTACCGCAGCCGGACGCCCCAGCTCGGAAACCGCGCCAACGCGCGGGGCTGGGAGCGCGTCGGGCCGCCCCGCCGCTGA
- the narJ gene encoding nitrate reductase molybdenum cofactor assembly chaperone — MKRRSAVARADAATARQVASLLLDYPDEQLIARLPLLTAAVDPLPDRLADPLRRMIDHVEATPLEAQQAAYVQTFDLRRRSCLYLTYYRYGDTRKRGMALLRFKHLYTRAGLVLGAAELPDHLCVVLEFAATGDAVRAETLLQEHRAAVELIRLALEEQRSPYADVLHAVCVTLPPVEAADREAALRLARTGPPTEEVGLDPYGTAPFAPPEYIPGVPV, encoded by the coding sequence GTGAAGCGCCGGAGTGCGGTGGCGCGCGCGGATGCGGCGACCGCCCGACAGGTCGCCTCACTGCTGCTGGACTACCCCGACGAGCAGCTCATCGCCCGGCTCCCGTTGCTGACCGCGGCGGTCGACCCGCTCCCGGATCGGCTGGCCGACCCGCTGCGGCGAATGATCGACCACGTCGAGGCGACGCCGCTGGAAGCGCAGCAGGCCGCCTACGTCCAGACGTTCGACCTGCGCCGCCGCTCCTGCCTGTACCTGACGTATTACCGGTACGGCGACACCCGCAAGCGCGGCATGGCCCTGCTGCGGTTCAAGCACCTCTACACCCGGGCCGGCCTGGTGCTCGGCGCGGCCGAGCTGCCCGACCACCTCTGCGTGGTCCTGGAGTTCGCCGCCACCGGGGACGCGGTCCGGGCCGAGACGCTGCTGCAGGAGCACCGGGCGGCGGTTGAGCTCATCCGGCTGGCGCTGGAGGAGCAGCGCTCGCCCTACGCCGACGTGCTGCACGCGGTCTGCGTCACGCTGCCGCCGGTCGAGGCCGCCGATCGCGAGGCGGCGCTCCGGCTCGCCCGCACCGGGCCGCCCACCGAAGAGGTCGGTCTGGATCCCTACGGCACGGCACCGTTCGCGCCGCCTGAGTACATCCCAGGAGTGCCGGTATGA